A DNA window from Engystomops pustulosus chromosome 6, aEngPut4.maternal, whole genome shotgun sequence contains the following coding sequences:
- the FDXACB1 gene encoding ferredoxin-fold anticodon-binding domain-containing protein 1: MDRDLQEKTFTLLLVGEGNFSFSASLCDNSHQHHHITATCYESEDIVRKQPPAWSNVQHLRSKGAVVHFGVDATKLHACAFLTDKLYDRIIFNFPHCGRKAGVKKNRDLLSNFFLSCADVLSPCGEIHVALCQGQGGTPADHPRREWHNSWQVVAMASPAGYILTSVVPFDSDKHYGYQSTGYRSQEKSFHVVGALNHVFTRSLPLENITALQLIDKLTSVQDPKCIEAEEDRGFLGKTSCHPISMLYKELIKYCEEKLPVNVIQDHFPILCGKDTCRLYYVTLSKDKEASQSSCDKNLHFHEQNLWSVGSAHASHTPGLYHLRPSLLCFIDDITHKSNPGPGLLTIGSGLVFRKSLISPRTMPVYHEMLMLLGYHENTSKVQLQLLMDTIKYAIESIAASIISVDKEKTGYDALGVKFHQKNKDYTIVMTSNCDQIIGDIKVVPPGDQYKELGVLIVDLNLDLIAMNILDIQDWRMLWTEDERFIEQFSTHHLRTFQNFSLYPPYYIHDISFWIDGDSIFDDVEFHTIALQISKGNIVNIQLLDQYENAETGKTGLCYRMTYQSCDRALSYRSALEMQLLLRDELQRSLQVTLR; the protein is encoded by the exons ATCGAGATCTACAGGAGAAGACGTTTACTCTTCTATTAGTCGGAGAGGGCAATTTTTCTTTCTCTGCTTCCCTCTGTGATAACAGCCACCAACATCATCACATTACTGCCACCTGTTATGAGTCAGAAGATATTGTCCGTAAGCAGCCTCCGGCTTGGAGCAATGTCCAGCACCTTAGAAGTAAAG GAGCAGTGGTTCACTTTGGTGTGGATGCTACAAAACTCCATGCCTGCGCCTTTCTCACTGATAAACTATATGACAGAATTATTTTTAACTTTCCACATTGCGGCAGAAAGGCGGGAGTGAAGAAGAACAGAGATTTGCTCTCCAATTTCTTTCTCAG CTGTGCAGATGTACTTTCTCCATGTGGGGAAATCCATGTGGCTCTATGCCAAGGACAAGGTGGTACTCCTGCCGATCACCCGAGGAGGGAATGGCATAATAGCTGGCAAGTGGTTGCGATGGCTTCTCCGGCCGGGTATATCCTGACTTCAGTGGTCCCATTCGATTCTGATAAACATTATGGCTACCAGAGCACTGGGTACAG GAGTCAGGAAAAATCATTCCATGTGGTTGGAGCATTGAATCACGTGTTCACCAGAAGTCTGCCATTAGAGAACATCACCGCATTGCAGTTAATTGATAAGTTAACTTCTGTCCAGGACCCTAAATGTATTGAAGCTGAAGAGGACAG gGGATTCCTAGGTAAAACATCATGTCACCCCATCAGCATGTTATATAAAGAACTAATAAAGTATTGTGAAGAGAAGCTGCCTGTAAACGTCATCCAAGATCATTTCCCTATTTTATGTGGAAAGGATACTTGTCGCCTCTATTATGTGACACTCAGTAAAGACAAGGAAGCATCACAAAGTTCTTGTGACAAAAACTTACATTTTCATGAACAGAACCTTTGGTCAGTGGGCAGTGCCCATGCCAGTCATACCCCAGGCCTATATCATCTAAGACCATCACTTTTATGCTTTATTGATGACATCACTCATAAGTCCAACCCTGGACCAGGTCTTCTGACCATCGGGAGTGGCCTTGTTTTTAGGAAGTCCTTAATATCGCCAAGGACCATGCCAGTTTATCACGAGATGCTTATGTTGTTGGGTTACCATGAGAATACGTCAAAAGTTCAGCTCCAGCTATTAATGGACACTATTAAATATGCCATAGAGTCGATCGCAGCATCGATTATCTCTGTGGATAAGGAGAAAACCGGATATGACGCTCTTGGTGTGAAGTTCCATcagaaaaataaagattatacCATCGTAATGACTTCTAACTGTGATCAGATAATAGGGGACATCAAGGTGGTCCCTCCTGGAGATCAGTACAAAGAGCTTGGGGTTCTTATAGTAGATCTGAACTTAGATTTAATAGCCATGAATATTCTAGATATTCAAGACTGGCGAATGCTATGGACAGAAGATGAAAGGTTCATTGAACAGTTTTCTACTCATCACCTAAGAACTTTTCAAAACTTTTCTTTATATCCGCCATATTATATTCATGATATAAGTTTTTGGATTGATGGTGACTCCATATTTGATGATGTAGAATTTCACACCATAGCACTTCAGATATCTAAGGGAAACATTGTCAATATTCAGTTGCTGGACCAGTATGAAAATGCGGAGACTGGGAAAACTGGTCTGTGTTACCGGATGACGTATCAGTCTTGTGATCGAGCCCTGAGTTACAGATCGGCACTGGAGATGCAGTTACTACTAAGGGATGAATTACAGAGGAGCTTACAAGTCACGCTTAGGTAG